Within Candidatus Fusobacterium pullicola, the genomic segment ATTGATAGGAGATAATAAAAGGGAGATTAAAAAAATTCAACTCTCTCTTGATGCTACTGAAAAAGCTATAGATAACGCTATAGAAAATGGTGTTGATATGTTAGTAACACATCATCCAATGATATTTAAAGGGATAAAAAATATAGATTATTCAACTTTATTAGGAAGAAAAATAATCAAATTAATAGAGAATAGGATAAATTTATATGCCCTTCATACTAATTTAGACTCGGCATTAAATGGGTTGAATGATTATATTATAAAAGAGTTAGGAGTAAGCAATTCTAAAGTTATAGATGAAAATATTAATGGAGAGAATTGTGGAATAGGAAGAGTCTATAAATTAGACAAAGAGACAACAATAGCTAGCTATATTAAGTTATTAAAAGAGAAACTAGAGATAGAAAATGTAAGATTGGTAGGAGAGGAGAGTAGCTTAATAAGAAAGATTGCTATTGTAAATGGGTCTGGAATGAGCTACTGGAGAAAGGTAAAAAAATTAGATGTAGATCTATTTATAACTGGTGATGTGGGATATCATGAAGCTTTAGATGCTATGGAAAGTGGATTAAATTTAATTGATATTGGGCATTTTGAAGGTGAAAAATGTTTTGCTCAACTTTTAAAAAGTTACTTTGAAAAAATGTCAATAGATGTTATAATCTACAATGATGGACCGATTTTTAAAAATTATTAATTTGGAGAGTTAGTAATGAAAAAAGGATTAATGATAATTGGATTTTTTTTAATGAGTATTTTTACATTTGGAAAATTTAATGATCACTTAAATTTATTTAATGAAAATCAAAAAATAGAAATTGAAAAGAAGATAGAAGAGATAAGTGGAAAAAGAGATATAAGTGTATATATCAATAGCTTTTCAGAAGATGAAGGGTTTGTAGCAGAAAAAGCTGAAAAATTAGTAATACTTAATTTAATAAAAACAGATAATAGTAAATTAAAAATTGAATTAAAGTTAACTAAAGATATAGAAGCTGATGAAGTTCAAGATGCTATTAATGATTTGTTGAATACAAGTGAACAGTATATCCAAGAGAAGCAATTTGACAGATATACTTTAGAAATTTTAAGTGGATTAGATGGTATTTTAGCAGAGATAAAAATAGAAGATCCTATTGTTATAGAAGAAGAAGTAGTAGAGGAAAAAGAAAATAAATTTTTTATAATAATGGGAGTTATATTTTTTATAATTTTTGCTTTGATAATAAGAATACTTATGGTAAAATATAAAAAGAGTTTTAAAGAAGAGATGGAAATAGTAAGTAGAAAAAAATAAAAAAAATTTAGGTATTAAAGTTAATTGCTGCTTAAACTTTTTAAGGAGAGGAAAGTCCGGGCTCCACAGAGCAAGAGGGCAGCTAACGGCTGCTAAAGGAAACTTTAAGGAAAGT encodes:
- a CDS encoding Nif3-like dinuclear metal center hexameric protein, whose product is MITKDVIRELELNFPKNLAEEWDNVGLLIGDNKREIKKIQLSLDATEKAIDNAIENGVDMLVTHHPMIFKGIKNIDYSTLLGRKIIKLIENRINLYALHTNLDSALNGLNDYIIKELGVSNSKVIDENINGENCGIGRVYKLDKETTIASYIKLLKEKLEIENVRLVGEESSLIRKIAIVNGSGMSYWRKVKKLDVDLFITGDVGYHEALDAMESGLNLIDIGHFEGEKCFAQLLKSYFEKMSIDVIIYNDGPIFKNY